In one Sesamum indicum cultivar Zhongzhi No. 13 linkage group LG12, S_indicum_v1.0, whole genome shotgun sequence genomic region, the following are encoded:
- the LOC105175237 gene encoding pollen-specific leucine-rich repeat extensin-like protein 1, translating into MAEKVTVMVLKVDLQCPCCYKKVKKILCKFPQIRDQVYDEKANTVTITVVCCSPEKIRDKLCCKGSKVIKSIDIKEPPKPKQPEKKKEPEKPPKQPEKPKEPEKPKEPEKPKVVVIEHPKEPEKPKVVVVEKPKEPEKPKEPEKPKVVIIEPPKEPEKPKEKPKSDGPPPAEKPKEAPKPDPPKAPEPAPKPPPPEPIMGPGPVPICGYPPVVPVRTCCGPCYEGYGGGPCYQGYGVPPMPPPCYDGYYGYGRGCAVSRCDYYFSEENPQGCSIM; encoded by the exons GGCTGAGAAG GTGACTGTTATGGTGCTCAAGGTTGATCTCCAGTGTCCTTGCTGTTACAAGAAGGTCAAGAAAATTCTCTGCAAATTCCCCC AAATTAGAGACCAGGTATACGATGAGAAGGCAAACACGGTCACAATCACAGTGGTGTGCTGCAGCCCTGAGAAAATTCGAGACAAATTGTGCTGTAAAGGTTCCAAGGTTATCAAAAGCATCGATATCAAAGAGCCCCCCAAGCCCAAACAAcctgagaagaagaaagagccCGAGAAACCTCCTAAGCAGCCCGAAAAACCCAAAGAGCCAGAAAAGCCGAAGGAGCCCGAAAAGCCCAAGGTCGTTGTCATTGAACATCCTAAGGAACCAGAAAAGCCCAAAGTTGTTGTGGTTGAAAAGCCTAAAGAGCCCGAGAAGCCCAAGGAGCCGGAAAAGCCGAAGGTGGTAATCATTGAGCCGCCCAAGGAGCCTGAGAAGCCTAAAGAAAAGCCGAAATCAGATGGACCACCACCAGCCGAAAAGCCCAAGGAAGCTCCAAAGCCCGACCCGCCAAAAGCTCCTGAACCGGCCCCGAAGCCACCCCCGCCGGAGCCAATTATGGGACCCGGACCTGTCCCGATATGCGGATACCCACCAGTTGTTCCAGTGAGGACATGCTGCGGGCCATGCTACGAAGGTTATGGCGGGGGCCCATGTTACCAGGGGTACGGAGTACCCCCGATGCCGCCGCCATGTTATGATGGGTATTATGGGTATGGCAGGGGCTGCGCTGTCAGCAGATGCGATTACTACTTCAGTGAAGAAAACCCTCAGGGTTGCTCCATCATGTAA
- the LOC105175238 gene encoding microtubule-associated protein 70-5 isoform X2 — MPGIEELVGEDISLVSHPDPVVLELNRLQNQLKEKERELGKAQSEIRALRATEVLKDKALEELGSEVKRLEGKLRSSENHIEQKNLDIKKLTDEKKEALAAQYAAEATLRRVYANQKDDDSVPIELVIAPLEAELKMHKNEIAALQEDKRALERLTKSKEAALLEAERILRSALERALIVEEVQNQNFELRRQIEICQEENKILDKTNRQKVLEVEKLSQTIKELEEAILAGGAAANTIRDYRRQISELNEEKRTLERELARVKVSANRIATVVANEWKDEKDKVMPVKQWLEERRMLQAEMQKLKDKLAISERAAKAEAQVKEKLKLRLKTLEEGLKHVHSLSVNTNGSPKNEKSNNFFGILSSNTRMKKRSTSQPRPSTITRSSMQMMDEKQISSATEEIKLINNLKKKNSSGESLLKKSLWASRNKVIDNSEKENAEMNKNAMVDDKMGKIKGITGSNEEKKDLELVINDCEDMVSGFLYDRLQKEVISLRKFCDLKDSTLNSKDEEIKMLMKKIETLTRAMEVESKKMKREAAIREKDSALTKVDEKIRSTNSSKRSINAS, encoded by the exons ATGCCTGGTATTGAAGAACTTGTTGGAGAAGATATTTCTCTTGTTTCTCATCCAGACCCTGTTGTGTTGGAGCTCAACAGATTGCAGAATCAGCTCAAAG AGAAGGAGAGGGAACTGGGGAAGGCTCAAAGTGAAATTCGGGCACTCCGAGCAACTGAAGTCCTGAAGGATAAAGCTCTGGAAGAG CTTGGAAGTGAAGTTAAAAGGTTGGAAGGGAAGTTAAGATCTAGTGAAAACCACATTGAACAAAAG AATCTTGATATCAAGAAACTCACGGATGAGAAGAAGGAAGCATTGGCTGCACAATATGCAGCTGAAGCGACTCTTAGGAGGGTTTACGCCAACCAAAAAGATGATGATTCTGTTCCCATTGAGTTAGTCATTGCTCCTCTAGAGGCAGAACTTAAGATGCATAAGAATGAG ATTGCAGCACTACAGGAGGATAAAAGGGCGCTGGAACGTCTTACAAAATCTAAAGAAGCAGCATTGCTTGAAGCGGAAAGAATACTGAGAAGCGCCCTAGAAAGAGCACTTATAGTGGAGGAGGTTCAAAATCAAAACTTCGAGCTTAGGAGACAAATTGAGATATGCCAG gAGGAGAATAAAATACTTGATAAGACAAACAGGCAGAAGGTTTTAGAAGTTGaaaagcttagccaaacaaTCAAGGAGCTTGAGGAGGCCATACTTGCCGGCGGAGCAGCAGCCAACACTATTCGTGATTATAGACGCCAGATCTCAGAACTAAAT GAGGAGAAGAGGACGTTGGAAAGGGAACTAGCGAGAGTCAAGGTTTCAGCAAACAGAATAGCAACTGTCGTGGCTAATGAGTGGAAGGATGAAAAGGACAAAGTTATGCCTGTCAAGCAATGGCTAGAAGAGAGAAGGATGTTGCAG GCAGAGATGCAGAAGTTAAAAGACAAACTAGCCATCTCAGAGAGAGCTGCCAAGGCCGAAGCACAAGTCAAG GAGAAGTTGAAGTTGAGGCTGAAGACACTGGAAGAAGGCTTAAAGCATGTGCATTCTTTATCTGTCAATACTAACGGATCccccaaaaatgaaaaatccaaTAACTTCTTTGGGATCCTATCAAGTAATACTAGAATGAAAAAGAGATCCACATCACAACCTAGGCCATCCACCATCACTAGGAGCTCGATGCAGATGATGGATGAAAAACAAATCTCATCTGCCACTGAAGaaataaagttaattaataatttgaaaaagaaaaattcttctGGGGAAAGCTTGTTGAAAAAGAGTTTGTGGGCTTCTCGAAATAAGGTCATTGATAACAGTGAAAAGGAAAATGCAGAGATGAACAAGAATGCCATGGTTGATGATAAAATGGGGAAAATTAAAGGTATAACGGGCAGCaatgaagagaagaaagatTTGGAGTTAGTTATTAATGACTGTGAAGATATGGTGTCAGGCTTTCTGTATGACAGGCTCCAGAAAGAAGTCATAAGTTTGAGGAAGTTCTGTGACTTGAAAGACAGTACTCTGAACTCTAAAGATGAAGAGATCAAG ATGCTTATGAAAAAGATTGAAACGCTGACTAGAGCCATGGAAGTCGAGtccaagaaaatgaagagagAAGCAGCAATAAGAGAGAAGGATTCAGCATTAACAAAGGTGGATGAGAAGATAAGAAGCACAAACTCATCCAAAAG GTCCATAAATGCCTCTTGA
- the LOC105175238 gene encoding microtubule-associated protein 70-5 isoform X1, with the protein MPGIEELVGEDISLVSHPDPVVLELNRLQNQLKEKERELGKAQSEIRALRATEVLKDKALEELGSEVKRLEGKLRSSENHIEQKNLDIKKLTDEKKEALAAQYAAEATLRRVYANQKDDDSVPIELVIAPLEAELKMHKNEIAALQEDKRALERLTKSKEAALLEAERILRSALERALIVEEVQNQNFELRRQIEICQEENKILDKTNRQKVLEVEKLSQTIKELEEAILAGGAAANTIRDYRRQISELNEEKRTLERELARVKVSANRIATVVANEWKDEKDKVMPVKQWLEERRMLQAEMQKLKDKLAISERAAKAEAQVKEKLKLRLKTLEEGLKHVHSLSVNTNGSPKNEKSNNFFGILSSNTRMKKRSTSQPRPSTITRSSMQMMDEKQISSATEEIKLINNLKKKNSSGESLLKKSLWASRNKVIDNSEKENAEMNKNAMVDDKMGKIKGITGSNEEKKDLELVINDCEDMVSGFLYDRLQKEVISLRKFCDLKDSTLNSKDEEIKMLMKKIETLTRAMEVESKKMKREAAIREKDSALTKVDEKIRSTNSSKRSATFSTISPSASSLSPYFPPSINAS; encoded by the exons ATGCCTGGTATTGAAGAACTTGTTGGAGAAGATATTTCTCTTGTTTCTCATCCAGACCCTGTTGTGTTGGAGCTCAACAGATTGCAGAATCAGCTCAAAG AGAAGGAGAGGGAACTGGGGAAGGCTCAAAGTGAAATTCGGGCACTCCGAGCAACTGAAGTCCTGAAGGATAAAGCTCTGGAAGAG CTTGGAAGTGAAGTTAAAAGGTTGGAAGGGAAGTTAAGATCTAGTGAAAACCACATTGAACAAAAG AATCTTGATATCAAGAAACTCACGGATGAGAAGAAGGAAGCATTGGCTGCACAATATGCAGCTGAAGCGACTCTTAGGAGGGTTTACGCCAACCAAAAAGATGATGATTCTGTTCCCATTGAGTTAGTCATTGCTCCTCTAGAGGCAGAACTTAAGATGCATAAGAATGAG ATTGCAGCACTACAGGAGGATAAAAGGGCGCTGGAACGTCTTACAAAATCTAAAGAAGCAGCATTGCTTGAAGCGGAAAGAATACTGAGAAGCGCCCTAGAAAGAGCACTTATAGTGGAGGAGGTTCAAAATCAAAACTTCGAGCTTAGGAGACAAATTGAGATATGCCAG gAGGAGAATAAAATACTTGATAAGACAAACAGGCAGAAGGTTTTAGAAGTTGaaaagcttagccaaacaaTCAAGGAGCTTGAGGAGGCCATACTTGCCGGCGGAGCAGCAGCCAACACTATTCGTGATTATAGACGCCAGATCTCAGAACTAAAT GAGGAGAAGAGGACGTTGGAAAGGGAACTAGCGAGAGTCAAGGTTTCAGCAAACAGAATAGCAACTGTCGTGGCTAATGAGTGGAAGGATGAAAAGGACAAAGTTATGCCTGTCAAGCAATGGCTAGAAGAGAGAAGGATGTTGCAG GCAGAGATGCAGAAGTTAAAAGACAAACTAGCCATCTCAGAGAGAGCTGCCAAGGCCGAAGCACAAGTCAAG GAGAAGTTGAAGTTGAGGCTGAAGACACTGGAAGAAGGCTTAAAGCATGTGCATTCTTTATCTGTCAATACTAACGGATCccccaaaaatgaaaaatccaaTAACTTCTTTGGGATCCTATCAAGTAATACTAGAATGAAAAAGAGATCCACATCACAACCTAGGCCATCCACCATCACTAGGAGCTCGATGCAGATGATGGATGAAAAACAAATCTCATCTGCCACTGAAGaaataaagttaattaataatttgaaaaagaaaaattcttctGGGGAAAGCTTGTTGAAAAAGAGTTTGTGGGCTTCTCGAAATAAGGTCATTGATAACAGTGAAAAGGAAAATGCAGAGATGAACAAGAATGCCATGGTTGATGATAAAATGGGGAAAATTAAAGGTATAACGGGCAGCaatgaagagaagaaagatTTGGAGTTAGTTATTAATGACTGTGAAGATATGGTGTCAGGCTTTCTGTATGACAGGCTCCAGAAAGAAGTCATAAGTTTGAGGAAGTTCTGTGACTTGAAAGACAGTACTCTGAACTCTAAAGATGAAGAGATCAAG ATGCTTATGAAAAAGATTGAAACGCTGACTAGAGCCATGGAAGTCGAGtccaagaaaatgaagagagAAGCAGCAATAAGAGAGAAGGATTCAGCATTAACAAAGGTGGATGAGAAGATAAGAAGCACAAACTCATCCAAAAGGTCAGCAACATTCTCCACAATATCACCCTCTGCCTCTTCCTTGTCTCCTTATTTTCCCCC GTCCATAAATGCCTCTTGA
- the LOC105175239 gene encoding two-pore potassium channel 1-like isoform X1, with protein MAKSDAEDPLLENSIESSRFSARNTSFMKRRYSRCKSVPGYVGNPDQNNAAPHQHPETIFANKLDFKLVFLILLAYVSLGACCFFLVRYQIKGNKTNGFIDAIYFCIVTMTTVGYGDLVPDSTTAKLLACIFVFMGMALIGLLLSKAADSILENQEAFLVRAIHMREKSSPAEILKEVETNRCKYKFYTVLISLLILMVVGTLILYHNESLDLFDAFYCVCATITTLGYGDKSFSTLGGRIFATFWILISTICLAQFFYCLAELYTERRRKSLVKWVLTRKLTASDLEAADLDNDNVVSAAEFVVYKLKEMGKITEEDITMVMEWFKVLDVDQSGTLTKADLVNSGSATLGK; from the exons ATGGCTAAGAGTGATGCCGAAGATCCACTACTGGAAAACTCTATAGAATCTTCTCGTTTTTCTGCTCGAAACACTTCCTTCATGAAAAGAAGATACAGCCGTTGCAAGAGTGTTCCCGGGTACGTGGGTAATCCTGACCAGAACAATGCTGCACCCCATCAGCACCCAGAGACGATTTTTGCAAATAAACTCGATTTCAAGCTAGTATTCCTGATCTTGCTAGCATATGTAAGCTTAGGAGCCTGTTGCTTCTTTCTTGTTAGGTATCAGATCAAGGGCAACAAGACAAATGGATTCATTGATGCCATTTATTTCTGTATTGTAACGATGACGACAGTAGGATATGGGGATCTCGTGCCCGACAGCACCACGGCAAAATTGCTCGCTTGCATTTTTGTGTTCATGGGCATGGCTCTCATCGGCCTGCTCCTGAGCAAAGCAGCTGATAGCATATTGGAAAATCAGGAAGCCTTTCTGGTTAGGGCGATACACATGCGTGAAAAAAGCAGCCCTGCTGAGATACTAAAGGAGGTGGAAACTAACAGGTGCAAGTACAAATTCTATACTGTCCTGATTTCTCTTCTGATTCTCATGGTTGTGGGGACATTAATTTTGTATCATAATGAGAGTTTGGATCTCTTTGATGCCTTCTACTGCGTTTGTGCTACTATCACTACTCTTGGGTATGGGGACAAGAGCTTTTCGACGCTTGGGGGCCGTATTTTTGCTACTTTCTGGATATTGATAAGCACGATCTGCTTGGCTCAGTTCTTTTACTGCCTGGCTGAACTCTACACCGAAAGACGACGAAAATCACTGGTAAAATGGGTTCTGACAAGGAAGTTAACCGCTTCGGATCTTGAGGCGGCAGATTTGGATAATGATAATGTTGTAAG CGCGGCAGAGTTTGTTGTTTATAAGCTCAAGGAGATGGGGAAAATCACTGAGGAAGACATTACAATGGTGATGGAGTGGTTTAAGGTTCTTGATGTTGATCAATCAGGCACACTAACAAAAGCTGATCTGGTGAATTCCGGATCGGCAACACTTGGAAAGTAG
- the LOC105175239 gene encoding two-pore potassium channel 1-like isoform X2, which yields MAKSDAEDPLLENSIESSRFSARNTSFMKRRYSRCKSVPGYQIKGNKTNGFIDAIYFCIVTMTTVGYGDLVPDSTTAKLLACIFVFMGMALIGLLLSKAADSILENQEAFLVRAIHMREKSSPAEILKEVETNRCKYKFYTVLISLLILMVVGTLILYHNESLDLFDAFYCVCATITTLGYGDKSFSTLGGRIFATFWILISTICLAQFFYCLAELYTERRRKSLVKWVLTRKLTASDLEAADLDNDNVVSAAEFVVYKLKEMGKITEEDITMVMEWFKVLDVDQSGTLTKADLVNSGSATLGK from the exons ATGGCTAAGAGTGATGCCGAAGATCCACTACTGGAAAACTCTATAGAATCTTCTCGTTTTTCTGCTCGAAACACTTCCTTCATGAAAAGAAGATACAGCCGTTGCAAGAGTGTTCCCGG GTATCAGATCAAGGGCAACAAGACAAATGGATTCATTGATGCCATTTATTTCTGTATTGTAACGATGACGACAGTAGGATATGGGGATCTCGTGCCCGACAGCACCACGGCAAAATTGCTCGCTTGCATTTTTGTGTTCATGGGCATGGCTCTCATCGGCCTGCTCCTGAGCAAAGCAGCTGATAGCATATTGGAAAATCAGGAAGCCTTTCTGGTTAGGGCGATACACATGCGTGAAAAAAGCAGCCCTGCTGAGATACTAAAGGAGGTGGAAACTAACAGGTGCAAGTACAAATTCTATACTGTCCTGATTTCTCTTCTGATTCTCATGGTTGTGGGGACATTAATTTTGTATCATAATGAGAGTTTGGATCTCTTTGATGCCTTCTACTGCGTTTGTGCTACTATCACTACTCTTGGGTATGGGGACAAGAGCTTTTCGACGCTTGGGGGCCGTATTTTTGCTACTTTCTGGATATTGATAAGCACGATCTGCTTGGCTCAGTTCTTTTACTGCCTGGCTGAACTCTACACCGAAAGACGACGAAAATCACTGGTAAAATGGGTTCTGACAAGGAAGTTAACCGCTTCGGATCTTGAGGCGGCAGATTTGGATAATGATAATGTTGTAAG CGCGGCAGAGTTTGTTGTTTATAAGCTCAAGGAGATGGGGAAAATCACTGAGGAAGACATTACAATGGTGATGGAGTGGTTTAAGGTTCTTGATGTTGATCAATCAGGCACACTAACAAAAGCTGATCTGGTGAATTCCGGATCGGCAACACTTGGAAAGTAG
- the LOC105175240 gene encoding putative protein FAR1-RELATED SEQUENCE 10, translating to MVSVQSKTVWMKRQQCPCGDWKCFITYEGEIDENNLGSQSIKNDSGPTETMVAPYVGMVFKSDDEAFEYYGNFARKNGFSIRKERSRLSPQLGVYKRDFVCYRSGFAPARKKQTGEHQRDRKSVRCGCDAKMYLSKEVVDGVSQWSVVQFSNVHNHELLEDDQVRLLPAYRKIHEADQERILLLSKAGFPIHRIVKVLELEKGIQGGQLSFLERDVRNFIQNRKKVVQENDALLTEKRESETVDLLEACRANKEADPYFVYDVTVDENDKVENIAWAFGDSVHAYDMFGDVIYFDSTYRSMTYGMLFGAWVGISNHGKLLVFGCAFLQDETPRSYAWSFQAFLRFMEGKYPKTIITDVDPGLREAVRSELPNTKHVISLYNILPRTSSWFSLPLGPRFPEFKFEFEELCHLESTDEFEFRWNQMVSHFGLNSDKHIALLFSLRACWALPYTRGCFLARMDCTSYWKSIDICLRGLIETQTCLRGFLEQTGILSNHKMQSHDEVQYMHLKTCLPIEDHARSVLTPFAFNGIQQEMVLAMQYAASEMANGSYLVRHFKKVDGERLVIWIPEDEQIHCSCKEFESTGILCRHALRVLLFKNCFQLPSKYLLNRWRQESSLFCYSGQSNPKIKDDWYQEFNSLTETLFSEAILTRERSDFVHRELTKELRRLISQVREMPAVDEVVLNVTLSPPNVL from the exons ATGGTATCAGTACAGTCGAAGACTGTGTGGATGAAAAGGCAGCAATGTCCATGTGGCGATTGGAAATGCTTTATCACGTACGAGGGTGAGATAGATGAGAATAATCTGGGATCCCAGTCGATCAAGAATGATTCAGGACCAACAGAAACTATGGTTGCCCCATACGTGGGAATGGTGTTTAAGAGTGATGATGAAGCATTTGAGTATTATGGGAATTTTGCTAGGAAAAACGGATTTTCAATTCGAAAAGAGAGATCAAGGTTGAGTCCTCAATTGGGTGTTTACAAGAGAGATTTTGTTTGCTATAGGTCTGGGTTTGCACCTGCTAGGAAGAAACAGACGGGGGAGCATCAGAGGGACAGGAAATCGGTTAGGTGTGGATGCGATGCAAAAATGTACTTGTCGAAGGAGGTTGTAGATGGGGTTTCTCAGTGGTCCGTTGTGCAATTCAGTAACGTGCACAATCATGAGCTGTTAGAGGATGACCAAGTTCGCCTGCTACCAGCTTATCGTAAAATTCATGAGGCAGATCAAGAGCGGATTCTTCTCCTTTCAAAAGCTGGTTTTCCAATTCACCGTATAGTTAAGGTGCTTGAACTGGAAAAGGGAATTCAAGGTGGACAGCTCTCATTTCTGGAAAGAGATGTAAGAAATTTCATCCAGAACCGCAAGAAAGTCGTTCAAGAGAATGACGCTTTATTGactgagaaaagagaaagtgaAACAGTGGATCTTCTGGAGGCCTGCAGGGCAAATAAAGAAGCTGATCCATACTTTGTCTATGATGTTActgttgatgaaaatgataaagttGAGAATATTGCTTGGGCTTTTGGGGATTCTGTTCATGCCTACGACATGTTTGGTGATGTTATCTACTTTGACTCAACATATCGTTCGATGACTTACGGTATGCTTTTTGGAGCATGGGTTGGTATTAGCAATCATGGAAAACTTCTCGTCTTTGGCTGTGCTTTTTTGCAGGATGAAACCCCTCGATCATATGCTTGGAGTTTCCAG GCTTTTCTCCGGTTTATGGAAGGAAAATAtccaaaaacaattataacaGATGTCGACCCTGGTCTCCGAGAAGCCGTGAGAAGTGAATTGCCAAATACAAAACATGTCATATCCCTATACAATATTCTTCCCAGAACATCCAGCTGGTTTTCTCTTCCACTTGGCCCAAGGTTCcctgaatttaaatttgagtttgaagAGTTGTGCCATTTAGAAAGTactgatgaatttgaatttcgGTGGAATCAGATGGTTTCCCACTTTGGACTTAATTCAGATAAGCACATTGCTTTACTCTTTTCCCTACGCGCATGCTGGGCTTTACCTTACACTCGAGGCTGCTTTCTTGCAAGAATGGATTGTACATCGTATTGGAAATCCATAGATATATGTTTGAGAGGATTAATTGAAACTCAAACCTGTTTGCGTGGCTTTTTGGAGCAG ACAGgaatattgtcaaatcataaaatGCAGTCCCATGATGAGGTGCAGTATATGCATCTTAAAACATGCTTACCTATTGAAGATCACGCGCGTAGTGTTCTTACCCCTTTTGCATTTAATGGGATACAACAAGAAATGGTTCTAGCAATGCAATATGCTGCATCAGAAATGGCTAATGGGTCATATCTTGTACGCCATTTCAAGAAGGTTGATGGGGAGCGTCTTGTTATATGGATACCAGAGGATGAACAAATTCACTGCTCCTGCAAGGAATTTGAGTCAACAGGAATTTTGTGCAGGCATGCCCTTCGGGTGCTGTTATTCAAGAACTGTTTTCAACTTCCAAGCAAATATCTTTTGAATCGGTGGCGCCAAGAAAGCTCTCTTTTCTGTTACAGTGGACAAAGTAATCCAAAAATCAAGGATGACTGGTATCAGGAATTCAATTCCCTGACTGAGACTTTGTTTTCTGAAGCTATTCTGACTAGAGAGAGATCTGATTTTGTTCACAGAGAACTTACTAAAGAGCTTCGAAGACTTATTAGTCAAGTAAGAGAAATGCCAGCTGTTGATGAAGTTGTTCTGAATGTTACTCTTTCACCGCCGAACGTATTGTGA